From Aptenodytes patagonicus chromosome 1, bAptPat1.pri.cur, whole genome shotgun sequence, one genomic window encodes:
- the LOC143158907 gene encoding uncharacterized protein LOC143158907 — protein sequence MGLKEAVKSDSVIAAALGGEANFYCNLSLSMDVLQVTWQKKNGSSFQNIATYSPNHGLRLIGSFQKKVRFTRATLKASAITLQNLTFEDESYYRCIFNVFPHGSFSKDICLNIQSKNRSTNRSGVKMLGFGSPNTKEIVKRHSAPRIPAKERGLHRDLSEKAVSLHKPKDQHIVYQNEEQSPGSSLHKRLPGLKRNLREKKNCRRLFSEEAENLNSNVHSVFERGPPGLCVKELGCTPMKEDRGATAGGGVQITPHPGCSPAQKGETSAH from the exons ATGG GTTTGAAGGAAGCTGTGAAATCTGATAGCGTTATTGCAGCAGCCCTTGGCGGAGAGGCAAACTTCTATTGCAACCTCTCACTCTCGATGGATGTTTTGCAAGTCacctggcagaagaaaaatgggtCTTCCTTCCAGAACATAGCCACCTACAGCCCAAACCATGGGCTGAGGCTGATAGGGTCATTTCAGAAGAAGGTGCGTTTCACTAGAGCAACCCTGAAGGCCTCAGCTATCACACTCCAAAATCTCACGTTCGAGGATGAGTCCTATTACAGATGCATTTTCAACGTGTTCCCTCATGGCTCTTTCAGCAAAGATATATGCCTCAACATCCAAAGTAA AAACAGAAGCACAAATAGATCAGGAGTAAAAATGCTGGGGTTTGGTTCCCCCAATACCAAGGAAAT agtgAAGAGACATAGTGCACCCAGAATACCTGCAAAGGAGAGAGGCTTACACCGAGACCTAAGCGAGAAAGCCGTGAGCCTGCACAAGCCGAAGGACCAGCACATTGTTTATCAAAATGAG GAGCAGTCACCAGGCTCCTCACTTCACAAAAGACTACCAGGTCTGAAGAGAaacctgagagagaaaaaaaattgcaggcgCTTGTTTTCAGAGGAAGCGGAGAACCTGAACAGCAATGTCCACAGCGTGTTTGAGAGGGGACCTCCTGGCTTATGCGTCAAGGAGCTCGGCTGCACACCCatgaaggaggacagaggggCAACGGCAGGTGGGGGAGTCCAAATAACACCCCAccctggctgctccccagcacagaaaGGAGAGACATCAGCCCACTAA